The region gatGGATTTCAGGGCACTTTGGCTGCTTGGCTGCCCTGAAGAAGACAAGATATATACAAAATTCAAACTGAAGTTAAAAATGTGAAAGCTGTTTTTCAAACAATGTACTGACATGTAGATGTTAAACAGCTTAACACCTAAAGTCACTGACAGTTGTCATTGTAAATACTGTCAGTAATGTCTGTTTGGTGTTCTTTTTTAACAGGAATCAGCCAGTAAGACACAGAAGGTTTCTCGAAACCCTGAAGAATGTCAGTCATTTTAACTGCAGGCCTCCAAAAACCAGAATAGCAGCTGACAGCCAGAACACTCAGCACATCTGCCAAGACCTGCACTGATAGAGGGGCCTCTTCTGCTGCACGTCAACATGTATGCAACAGCTTTATATACACACTTGTGTCAGTATCCTTGGTAGGAACCCATTTGTATTTCCAGTGTTTTGACAGGCAGGAGCATTAAACAATGTCAGATAGAACAATGGCAGCATATATGTGATACTCAATGACAGGGGGTCCTTCTAAACCAGTAAGAAGCCGTGTCTCATTCTCTGATTACTAATACAAGTCCCAAATTCACTGCATCAACAGCACATTTTCATATATTCTCACACACTTAAATTACAAAACCACCACATAGCTCTCTGTAATGCAAACCTACACATTTCTCTAGTTATAGCACTGAGAATGGCAGAATAATGAGTTTGCTGTGGTGATAGTGTTAGCCTGCAGCATTAACCATAATGGCTGCTAATGGATTTACACATGGTTCAACAGCTTATGTGGCAACACTAAATATCACTGGTGCCAGGATCCCAACATCACTCATTCTATGTGGTTACGTTTGTCATTACGGCGCATTAATCCATCCAGTtgcaccctggacaggtcagtagATCATCACAGGACACAACGTTTACTCAAaactgaacccagaaccttcctgctatcacaaagcccccccccacctacaaTCCCAGAGAAAACTACTGTTGATCACTGTCCACCATCCAGGAGCAGTAAAGTAAAGCTAGTGAGCAGGCCGGGACCTGCTGTGGGTTAAAGGTGCTTTACCGTGTAGTGCTGTAGACATCTGCAGGTCCATTGAGCTCTTCTGAGCCGTTGAAGCGCTGAAGTGCTGCTGTGCAGGACTGTTCTTAGGTGGCTCTGCAGAGTTCGGCTCCGATGTCGTCTTCTCTGAACGCAACTGGCTGGAGAGATTTTCACTGCTTTCTAGAAAGGAAAAAGCAAGAAGAACACGTCAAATTTGACACTTGAATAAGTTCGGTTCTGTGTTAAAACTGGATGCCGATTTGTCTTTGTGTGATCGAAAACACAATATTTTCACTGCTTATCTTCTGTGTAATGTGTTCTGTCTAAATGGACACAAGCTATGAGAACAAGAAAGCCCGGTTAGCGACGTGACATTCCAAAAGAGGCCAGCAGCTAACCCGGGAAAAAAAGCGCTCACTCCACAACGTGGACAATCCCCATGAATGTCACCTTACGTAACACAGAAGCAGCCATGAATCAGCATCAATCAGTGAGGTGTTAGTAAGGCGGGGTGgcctgcaacaacaacaacagcccGATTGGTGCCGCGTTATCGGCTCCCAAAAATAAATGAGCTCATTGTTGGTTCTCTTCCAAAGCCCCCGCTGCATTTTTCAGGGTCAGAGATAACTTTGGATTGTCTGATCCAATCAGGATTCATTTAAATGGTGTGTGAACCCTCCAAAGCCACCACTCTGGCCAAACTAGACCTCCATTACCTTTAACTGTATCTATAGAAAACACCCTAAAAATCAAACCTACATCTTTTCAAATTAAATGGAATGGATATATTATCTTTCATTTATATAATTAAGCTGAACAGCCAATTATATTTTCTATCCTCATCTAAAAAAACAGTACTGTGTTAATCTCTTTCTAAAAAGCATTATTTGTTATATGAACTGATGCGGATGTGGGGGTTGCAGTACAGAGAGCCTTTCTGAGTTCTTATTACATAATAACTGAAGATTAATGCACAGTATTCTGAATAAATCTATAGTTCTGAACATTTTGTGCaataagaaatttaaaaaaagaaagatagcTTCCATAAACCTCCAGGATTATTATATGCCAGCTAGCATTTCGCCTGATAATGACACTGTATGTGACTGAGCATAACGTTCTCACCTTTGTTTAGATTCACAGAGTCTGACTGCAGCTTCAGGATGTCCTCGGTGCTTCCGGACTTCATGACGGTGTTGATGGATGAAAGCGTGCTGACCAGCTGACTGTTGATGGAGCCaaactgggactggggctgccCAAATGCGTCCGCGAGCTCACTGTAGTTCTCTGCTAGAAgcatctgctgctcctgcagcagcttttggaCTCTCCCGATGTAATGGTCCAGTCCTGGACACTCCTGGGCCTGTGCTGGCGCAGGTGAAGCCTTCACCTCTGTCGCTTCTTTACTGGTGGGAGATCCAGCGGGCTGGGAGGGGCCACACGCAATGTTTCTTGTGTTCCGGCCAACCAAAAAGTTGTCATGGATGCTTACTGCTCCCACCCCACTTTCTTTGGTTTTAGCGGAGCAGCTCGATTTGCCAAGGAATGACTCCATATCTGTGGTCGTGCCAACCGCGACCGAACGCGCTTTTGCAGAGGAGTTAACGTCTTTGACAAGTCCTTCCCCGGCGGCAACCGTCCTGGTTTCGATGGCAGCTGTGCTGGTTTGCTTGTCACAAGTGATAAATGTCATATCGGTGAAAGAGTCGGTCAGGACAGCTGTTTTTGTGTTCGTGGATTTGCTCGCGACCTCTAGGTCAGTGCTGGTCTGCTGATTTGCTGACTCAGGAGCAGCCATGACACCCAAATCCACTTTGCCGATAAGATCTGGGTCGGTCCCCCGGGACACCAGCGCCTTGACGGGACTAACAATCACATCCACCGAACAATCTCCGCAGCCGACCGATCGGGACTCTTTGCTTAACTTTGCTTTGCAGAGAACCAAACTGTCCATCGACTCCTCCGTGTTAACCCCGACCTCGCAAACATTCTGTTCTACACccacctgctggtcacatgTCTCCATCCGCCTCCCCACACACTGGTCTTTTACCTCTACGAGCTCACGAACGCTCCACCGGTCCATGGGGATCTCCGGCCCAGAGGCAACACACGACACCCCGACGCTGCAGGTCTGTGAGCTTTTGGCTGCGTTAGCATGATTGAATTCCAGATGGTTACCCACCCCCTGCGTGCGCATCTGGACTTTGGCCTCCACATAGACGTTGTACGTCTCTGGTCTGACCATGAACCCTTTGTCTGCCTTTTTCTTGTTTGATcctccagctgcctggagctccaGTTTTAGCTTTCCCATCTCCATTTCATGAGTGGTTTCTTTCAGCTGCACCTCCAGGCGATATATCTTCTCCTTCAGCGCTTCAATCGCCTGATGCTGGAGCTCAACCTCCTTCTCGGCCTCGCTGGTCACACCCAGCATGGCCTCGGTGACGGCGAGCGCAACGCTGCGCGTGTCCGGCCTCTCCGTCGAGACTCCGGCATCCCGGAGACAATGTCCGTTGGTCAACTTCCCGTGAGGAACAGGGAGGTTGTTCATGTTTTCATCAGTGACGATGCCGATGGACTTTTGGTGGGCCTGGTTCTGCAGGACCTTATGAGAATGGACTTCATTGATTTTGTTTTCCCGGGTGGTTTTCTCCAGAGCCTGGACCTCAGCAGCCAGACGTCTGAACTCCTCGAGACACTGGCTGCTCTGTTCCTGGGCTTCAGGCTCTCTGATGTGCAACTCGGGCTCCTTTTGTACAGGACCAGGGTTTTCCATTTGGTCAGCGCTTCCCACACTGTAGGAACGCTTGCGGAAGCCACCTGGCCCTTGATTTTTGGACTGGGCAGCcatttgtcttttctcctcctgaagAACAGCAATCTTCACCTGCAAGATAGGAATGGttttcacctgctcctccagctctttcaaCCTCCGGAGAGCCACAACCATCTGCTCCCGAATTTGATGAAGATGTAACGGGCTGACATTTGTCACGGGTGTCGTCATGCCAGAGCTCAGGGGGCTGTGTCTGATGGAGCTGCCCATAGATGCTGGGTAGTAAGGGTTATACTCT is a window of Takifugu flavidus isolate HTHZ2018 chromosome 5, ASM371156v2, whole genome shotgun sequence DNA encoding:
- the kank1a gene encoding KN motif and ankyrin repeat domain-containing protein 1a isoform X2; translated protein: METRLRLEQERLLMQPHVDPPMPRRRLASFGGMGSSSSLSSHSSSILHSQISPNAPAFPINGHPHNGEYNPYYPASMGSSIRHSPLSSGMTTPVTNVSPLHLHQIREQMVVALRRLKELEEQVKTIPILQVKIAVLQEEKRQMAAQSKNQGPGGFRKRSYSVGSADQMENPGPVQKEPELHIREPEAQEQSSQCLEEFRRLAAEVQALEKTTRENKINEVHSHKVLQNQAHQKSIGIVTDENMNNLPVPHGKLTNGHCLRDAGVSTERPDTRSVALAVTEAMLGVTSEAEKEVELQHQAIEALKEKIYRLEVQLKETTHEMEMGKLKLELQAAGGSNKKKADKGFMVRPETYNVYVEAKVQMRTQGVGNHLEFNHANAAKSSQTCSVGVSCVASGPEIPMDRWSVRELVEVKDQCVGRRMETCDQQVGVEQNVCEVGVNTEESMDSLVLCKAKLSKESRSVGCGDCSVDVIVSPVKALVSRGTDPDLIGKVDLGVMAAPESANQQTSTDLEVASKSTNTKTAVLTDSFTDMTFITCDKQTSTAAIETRTVAAGEGLVKDVNSSAKARSVAVGTTTDMESFLGKSSCSAKTKESGVGAVSIHDNFLVGRNTRNIACGPSQPAGSPTSKEATEVKASPAPAQAQECPGLDHYIGRVQKLLQEQQMLLAENYSELADAFGQPQSQFGSINSQLVSTLSSINTVMKSGSTEDILKLQSDSVNLNKESSENLSSQLRSEKTTSEPNSAEPPKNSPAQQHFSASTAQKSSMDLQMSTALHGQPSSQSALKSIMKKKDGKADANGTKKNLQFVGVNGGYETTSSDDSSSEDSSSSGSDEEEEEEEKEWEDKEELKDVEGKSTGEEFQSEGVENVDKKDENECSEKQGIRERYKPSEKMLAACNVLKTHLCDPKAVGSKDLRACVNTVQHEWFRVSSQKTALAAMVEDYLSAFRDVSPDVLHHIANMADGNGNTALHYSVSHSNFHVVKKLLDADVCNVNQQNKAGYTPIMLATLAAVDTPKDMRTVQELFSKGDVNARASQAGQTGLMLAVSHGRMDMVQALLAHGADVNIQDDEGSTALMCASEHGHVEIVKLLLAQPGCDATLSDSDESNALSIALEAGHKDIAVLLYAHVNFSKAQSPGTPRLGRKMSPSPTRRSMFD
- the kank1a gene encoding KN motif and ankyrin repeat domain-containing protein 1a isoform X1 — encoded protein: MAQTMHVNGNGPEKPQQCPSTETEKDPYYVETPYGYQLDLDFLKYVNDIERGNTIKKLSIQRKPKKPLSVPRGSTGGGSTQAEWTSTDSLSSSNSDDKQSPVFFNPRSQTSAPPTPTLSRQAACEVPLQQPFLNITEQKQLLPPPSPRFNPRHNPQVERTLMETRLRLEQERLLMQPHVDPPMPRRRLASFGGMGSSSSLSSHSSSILHSQISPNAPAFPINGHPHNGEYNPYYPASMGSSIRHSPLSSGMTTPVTNVSPLHLHQIREQMVVALRRLKELEEQVKTIPILQVKIAVLQEEKRQMAAQSKNQGPGGFRKRSYSVGSADQMENPGPVQKEPELHIREPEAQEQSSQCLEEFRRLAAEVQALEKTTRENKINEVHSHKVLQNQAHQKSIGIVTDENMNNLPVPHGKLTNGHCLRDAGVSTERPDTRSVALAVTEAMLGVTSEAEKEVELQHQAIEALKEKIYRLEVQLKETTHEMEMGKLKLELQAAGGSNKKKADKGFMVRPETYNVYVEAKVQMRTQGVGNHLEFNHANAAKSSQTCSVGVSCVASGPEIPMDRWSVRELVEVKDQCVGRRMETCDQQVGVEQNVCEVGVNTEESMDSLVLCKAKLSKESRSVGCGDCSVDVIVSPVKALVSRGTDPDLIGKVDLGVMAAPESANQQTSTDLEVASKSTNTKTAVLTDSFTDMTFITCDKQTSTAAIETRTVAAGEGLVKDVNSSAKARSVAVGTTTDMESFLGKSSCSAKTKESGVGAVSIHDNFLVGRNTRNIACGPSQPAGSPTSKEATEVKASPAPAQAQECPGLDHYIGRVQKLLQEQQMLLAENYSELADAFGQPQSQFGSINSQLVSTLSSINTVMKSGSTEDILKLQSDSVNLNKESSENLSSQLRSEKTTSEPNSAEPPKNSPAQQHFSASTAQKSSMDLQMSTALHGQPSSQSALKSIMKKKDGKADANGTKKNLQFVGVNGGYETTSSDDSSSEDSSSSGSDEEEEEEEKEWEDKEELKDVEGKSTGEEFQSEGVENVDKKDENECSEKQGIRERYKPSEKMLAACNVLKTHLCDPKAVGSKDLRACVNTVQHEWFRVSSQKTALAAMVEDYLSAFRDVSPDVLHHIANMADGNGNTALHYSVSHSNFHVVKKLLDADVCNVNQQNKAGYTPIMLATLAAVDTPKDMRTVQELFSKGDVNARASQAGQTGLMLAVSHGRMDMVQALLAHGADVNIQDDEGSTALMCASEHGHVEIVKLLLAQPGCDATLSDSDESNALSIALEAGHKDIAVLLYAHVNFSKAQSPGTPRLGRKMSPSPTRRSMFD